The genomic DNA GGAGGTGGACCCGAAACGCCTCGAATCCTACGGTTTGAGCCTGCGCGATGTGATGGAAGCGCTGGAGACCAACAACCAGAACGCCGGCGGAGCGTACATTGTGCGCGGCGCACAGCAGGCGATGGTACGCGGCGTCGGACAAATCACCTCGCTGGACGATATCCGCAAGATTGTGATTACAGCTCAAGACGGCGTGCCCGTGATGCTGGAACAGGTCGCCCAAGTCAAAGAAGCGCCCGCCGTGCGCTACGGCGCAGTGACCCAAAACAGCGTGGGCGAGCAGGTCTATGTGCTGAGTTTGCTGCTCATCGGCGAGAACGGGCGCGTCGTGGTACAGCGCGTGAAAGACAAACTGCTCGCCATCGAAAAATCGCTGCCCGCAGGCACCAAGCTCGTCCCCCACTTAGACCGCTCGAAACTGGTGAACGGCACACTCCGTACCGTCCTGCGCAACCTGACGGAGGGCGGGCTGCTGGTCATCGTGATGCTGTTTCTGTTCCTGTTGCAACTGCGTGCGGGGCTCATCGTGAGCAGCGTGATCCCGCTCTCGATGCTGTTCGCAGTGTTGGGAATGCGCCTGTTCGATGTGTCGGCGAACCTGATGAGTTTGGGCGCAATCGACTTCGGCTTGATTGTGGACGGCGCGGTGATTATTGTGGAGAACACGGTGCGACGCCTCTCGGAGGCGGTCCGCGCTGCCTCCACACCGCTGACCCGCGACGAGTTAGAGCGGTTAGTGCATGACAGCACGGTGGAGGTGATTCGCCCCGCCCTGTTCGGCGTGTTTATTATCATCGGCGCGTATGTGCCCATCCTGACGCTGGCAGGGGTGGAGGGCAAGATGTTCCGCCCGATGGGGCTGACCGTGATTTTTGCGTTGCTGGGCGCGATGCTCCTCTCGCTGACGGTCGTGCCCGCGCTCTGCGCCCAGTTCCTCAAACCGCAGGTGGAACGCGAGAACCGCCTGCTGGAACGATTGGCGCATCTCTATGAACGCGCCCTGCGCTGGCATTTAGACCGCCGCGCCTTCACTCTGAGCCTTGCGCTGGTGTTCGTGGCGGTCTGCTTCAGCCTATTCGCGCGACTGGGAAGCGTGTTCGTACCCGAACTGAATGAGGGTAATATCGCCATCTCCGGGTTCTACCCCCCAGACACCTCGCTGGAGGAAGTGGTGCAACTCTCAGGTCGGCTGGAACAACGGCTCCGAAAGGAGTTTCCCCACGAAATCGCGCATATCTTCACGCGCATCGGTCGCCCCGAAGCCGCCACCGACCCGATGCTGAACAACCAGGTGGATATTATGATCGAACTCCACCCGCCCGAACGTTGGAAACGCGCGCGCACCAAAGAGCAACTGGTGGAGCAACTCTCGGAAATCATCGCCCAAATGCCCGGACTGTCGGTCGGGTTCACCCAACCGATTAAGATGCGCATGGACGAGATGATCGAGGGGCTGGGCGTACGCGCCGACTTGGCGGTGAAGATTTTCGGACCCGACTTGGACGAGCTGAACCGTATCGGGCGACAGGTAGAGGCGATTCTGCGCCAGATTCCGGGCGCGGTCGATGTATCGATGGAGACGATGGAGGGCTTGCCCCAGCTACAAATCGTGTTAGACCGCGAGCGGATTGCACGCTACGGCGTCCATGCGCAAGATGTGATGAACGCGCTGGAGGCGGCGCTGGCTGGCAAAGTGGCGACCAGCGTGGTGCAGGGCAACCAGAAGATCGAGGTCGCGCTTCGCCTGCGCAAAGAGTATCGCGCTACCCCCGACGCGATTGGCAGGCTCCTGATCCCCACGCCCAGCGGCGTGCGCGTACCGCTGCGCTTGTTGGCGCAAATTCAGGTAGTGGAAGGACCGGTGCGCATCAACCGTGAGAACGGTCAGCGGCGTGTACTGGTGCTGGCGAATGCACGCGGGCGCGACTTAGGCTCGGTGGCGGAAGACGCGCATAAGCGATTACAGAAACTGCAACTGCCTGTCGGTTACTGGATTGAGTACGGCGGCGCGTATGAGCATCTGGTATCGGGACGCGCGCGGCTGGGGATTGTCGTGCCTGCCACTTTCGGCGCCATCTTGCTCTTGCTCGTTCTCGCGCTGGGCAATCTCCGCTATGCGCTGATGGTCTTCACGGCTATTCCCTTCGCGCTGACGGGGGGTATCCTCGCGCTGCTGGTGCGCCATATGCCCTTCTCGATGTCGGCAGGCGTCGGTTTCATCGCGCTGGGCGGGATCGCCGTGCTGAATGGACTGGTGATGATAAGCGCCATTAACCAGCTGCGCCAGCGTGGGGTGACCTGTCGTGAGGCGGTGCTGGAAGGCGCACGGCAACGCATGCGCCCCGTGTTGATGACCGCCGCCGTCGCCAGCTTCGGGTTCCTGCCGATGGCGACCTCCCACGGGATGGGCGCCGAGGTGCAACGCCCCCTTGCCACTGTCGTCATCGGCGGACTCATCACCAGCACCCTGCTTACGCTCATCGTCCTGCCCACCCTCTACGCCTGGATTGAAGGCTACCTAGAAGCGCGCACCCAGCGGCGACTCCAAACAGTAATGGGCGAGGGCTAACCTCGCCCATGCCCTTGAGATGCCTGCCGCGGCGCTCATGCCTAAGAACGCCGATCTCGACAACCCGCTTCTGGTATACTACGCTTATGCAACTGTGGGGTAATACAATCCTATACGGCGATAACATGTATCTGGAGTTTCTGCGCCCCCGCTTAGTGGTTTTCTCGTTAAGAAGCTGGTATAATCTCCTCATACTTGAGGAGGAGAAAGAGATGCGAAAACCAGTCAAACTACGCCCATTGACCACCGAAGAGAGAGCCCAAATCCGACGATTGGCAGCTTCGCGCATTCAACCGTTCCGCCTGGTGCAGCGCGCCCGCCTCATCGCCTTGATGATGGATCATCCGGAACTGTATGCTTGCGAAGCGGCAAAGCGGGTCGGCTTTCGCAGCCCGACCACGGGTGTTTTTGGGGTGCGACGCTTCAACGAGGAGGGGGTTGGCAGGTCTGCAAGACAAGAAGCGCAGTGGTCGCAGACCGGTGCACAGCCAAGCAGTGCGCAGTGCTTTGATAAGTCTGGCGCTACAAAAGCCCGACACGTTGGGATATCCGTTCAAGTTGTGGACACAGGTTGTCGTCCCGATTGACCAGAGCGATCCACGCTACTGTGTCTACAAACACCTTCACTGAGGCGCCTCGTCACGTAGGGTTCCGTACAGATAGTAGTCATGGTGCTGGGCTAAATCTGATATCCCTGTCTGTAGCCCATACCGCTCCACCAGCGACAACAGCTCTTGCCAAGCCTGTTCGGTGGCGTCATCTACCTTCTCCTCTGTGGGCGTTTCTACCATGACCACTCCTGCCTGTCCCTCAGGCACGTCAACAGGCTCTTCGGGAATGAACACTCCCTTGTGAAAGCGCACGCGGATGGTCACCATCATCACCTCCCCTGTCTCTATCATACCGTATGGGCATCTCTGCTGGCAACCATCACGGCAAGTTCGGTTGTGCCAGCAGGTACTGCAGCGCCTCGCGGAAGGAGGTGAACTCTTCAGTAGGCACTCCATCCTCGTGGTGGATGTAGTAGACGCGGGGCTGCATATCTCCCTCTTTGGCAACAATAAACGCGCCACCACGCTCGGCAAGTAGCCAGTATACCTCCTCCTCGATACTTACCTCATACATGGAGGCGACGCCAAGCACGGCGTGCTCATGGCTGGAGAAGCCATCGCATTGCTCCAGCAGTTCCAGATAGTCAGCGGGTAAGCGCAGTCGGCGCTGACGCAGCAGAGCCTCACGCTCTTTGGGGTTCAGAGGAGAGACTATCTCCATGACGCCGTGCTCAGCCACCCAATCCGCGAGCCACCCTTTGAGTGGAGCCAAAGAGTTCAAGTCAGTGACCACCTGCAGTTCGGGAGGCGGGGTTGCAGGCTGCATCGGTCTACCACATCATCTACGCCCAGCCACTGGCGGATAGTGCCCGTCAAGCCAAAGGTGAGAGTATCGCCCCAGCCTGCAAAGAAGTTCGCGGCGTCATCCAGCCAATCCGGTCCCGACGGGTCTACTGTGTTAATAGGATAAACCTTGCAGAACTTTGCAGCACGGGCAAGCTCAGGAAAAGGCTAAAACCGCTTTAAACACAGCAAAAAACGCTTCCAAAAACCGGATAGACCCTGTGCCTCTGCAGCCTCTCGCCTCTTCCTTTCCCATTCCTGTCTGTTCAAAGCCGCTTTTTCCACTAGAGATAAAATCTCGTGATACTGCTGTTCTGAAGGATTATACAATCGGCAGCGTAAGACCTCCATTTGGCGCACTAGTAGGGAGACCGGACGCCCATATTTATCCAATACCACCATCTCCTCCCTGTCACTCGGATCATCACTGTCGTACCACTCGACATAGCTACCCAAACTGTCGAAACCGTGTTCTATAAAATATCCATCATGAATGTCGATAAGTCGTACTGGAAAAGCAACCTCATGTACTGGCATCGCCTACCATCCCTGCCATGGTCTGTGTCTGCCTATGCCCGGTCGTCTATGGCAATGTAGCCATTTCCAGAAAGGCGCATACCTAGGTGGCGTGTCTTGCCACTTGTGCCAATCTAAGGCGAATATTCGCTTTCCGTCTCGGTAGACATTCATTCCTACGCCACCAGTATGTTGGTAATCTATCCACTGGAAATTATATCGTCCTATTCTAACACCGTTGGAGGTCGCTACTCCACCTAAGACTCCGCCCATCCCCCCAATCAACGCAGCCCCTATCGTCTCGCACGGGCGGTAACAACTTTGCCAGCCAAACGCCAGTGACACCCCTTGCACCGCAAGGTCGCTGCCCGCCCCAGCTAACGCACCACCAAGCACCCACCAGCTGTGCCCCCAACGCCCAGAGTGCCTGCCAAACTGGCGCCTGCCACCCCGCCCAGCACGCCTGCCGCGCCAATCACTGCCCCACGCAACGCACCATGCCAGATGTTCTCACCAGACACCCAGGCGGTCACCCCGCCTATAATGCCTCCAAACACCGCGCCCGCGCTCACCCCTGCCAGCACAGGCACGAACATTCCATCAGGGTCGGCGATGTGGACGGGGTTATTCAGGCAATAAAGGTAGAGGTCGGGATGTCCCCCTGCAACATCTATCGGGTCTCTTTGCAGCCACCTACC from Armatimonadota bacterium includes the following:
- the czcA gene encoding cation efflux system protein encodes the protein MLESLIRFSVRNRAVVLVLTLFLVGVAIYQALQLPIDAVPDITNKQVVINALAPGLGAQEVERQITFPIELGLAGLPYLKETRSTSMFGLSQVTVVFEDSVNLYFARQLVSERLQAIQTELPPGVRAEMGPVSTGLGELAHIEVRNPNLSLMERAALADWVIRPQLLTVPGLAEVTRWGGETRQYLVEVDPKRLESYGLSLRDVMEALETNNQNAGGAYIVRGAQQAMVRGVGQITSLDDIRKIVITAQDGVPVMLEQVAQVKEAPAVRYGAVTQNSVGEQVYVLSLLLIGENGRVVVQRVKDKLLAIEKSLPAGTKLVPHLDRSKLVNGTLRTVLRNLTEGGLLVIVMLFLFLLQLRAGLIVSSVIPLSMLFAVLGMRLFDVSANLMSLGAIDFGLIVDGAVIIVENTVRRLSEAVRAASTPLTRDELERLVHDSTVEVIRPALFGVFIIIGAYVPILTLAGVEGKMFRPMGLTVIFALLGAMLLSLTVVPALCAQFLKPQVERENRLLERLAHLYERALRWHLDRRAFTLSLALVFVAVCFSLFARLGSVFVPELNEGNIAISGFYPPDTSLEEVVQLSGRLEQRLRKEFPHEIAHIFTRIGRPEAATDPMLNNQVDIMIELHPPERWKRARTKEQLVEQLSEIIAQMPGLSVGFTQPIKMRMDEMIEGLGVRADLAVKIFGPDLDELNRIGRQVEAILRQIPGAVDVSMETMEGLPQLQIVLDRERIARYGVHAQDVMNALEAALAGKVATSVVQGNQKIEVALRLRKEYRATPDAIGRLLIPTPSGVRVPLRLLAQIQVVEGPVRINRENGQRRVLVLANARGRDLGSVAEDAHKRLQKLQLPVGYWIEYGGAYEHLVSGRARLGIVVPATFGAILLLLVLALGNLRYALMVFTAIPFALTGGILALLVRHMPFSMSAGVGFIALGGIAVLNGLVMISAINQLRQRGVTCREAVLEGARQRMRPVLMTAAVASFGFLPMATSHGMGAEVQRPLATVVIGGLITSTLLTLIVLPTLYAWIEGYLEARTQRRLQTVMGEG